Proteins encoded in a region of the Fusarium falciforme chromosome 6, complete sequence genome:
- a CDS encoding MFS domain-containing protein yields the protein MSLMLFSGSNGFDGSLMNGLLALPWWRDFMDNPTGAWLGFINAAYALGCAIGYPIAAYVSNRWGRKLPVWISVLLSVIGVAMQTAAQNQATFIIARFFQGLSQGFTLSVSLLIAENAYPTHRGVCSAIYNYGWHFGSVIAAWATFGTRNYTEWSWRLPSLLQILLPILGVLGLIMIPESPRWLVCKDRSDEARQNLANLHTGGDVNSPLIEFEMTEIELTIKAEMEAEQNPWTDLWAAPGNRHRLLITPSLGTFAQWTGNGVVSYYLSIILNSVGITSVTHQTLISACLGLWNLFWSLLAALNVDRLGGRMLFMSSALTMLVSYTIITGLSGSFESTRDSATGLAVIPFLFIYFFGYDIALTPLVVSYPIEIWPYNTRAEGLALTQMVSLGFTFFNTFVNPIALDAI from the exons ATGTCTCTGATGCTCTTCTCAGGCTCAAACGGTTTCGATGGGTCGTTAATGAACGGCCTCCTTGCGCTGCCATGGTGGCGAGATTTTATGGACAACCCTACAGGTGCGTGGCTTGGGTTCATCAACGCCGCCTACGCTCTCGGTTGCGCCATCGGGTACCCCATAGCAGCTTACGTTTCGAACCGCTGGGGCCGCAAGCTACCTGTGTGGATCAGCGTGTTATTGTCCGTCATTGGTGTGGCCATGCAGACTGCTGCCCAGAACCAGGCCACGTTCATCATTGCTCGTTTCTTCCAAGGTCTCTCTCAAGGCTTCACACTCTCCGTCTCGCTTCTCATTGCGGAGAACGCCTATCCCACTCACCGGGGTGTTTGCTCTGCCATT TACAACTACGGCTGGCACTTTGGTAGCGTCATCGCGGCCTGGGCTACCTTTGGCACTCGTAACTATACTGAGTGGTCATGGCGGCTGCCTTCGCTCCTCCAAATTCTCCTCCCTATCTTGGGAGTGCTGGGTCTGATCATGATACCCGAATCACCTCGATGGCTCGTCTGCAAGGACCGTTCGGATGAAGCACGCCAGAACCTCGCCAACCTCCACACCGGAGGTGACGTCAACTCCCCCTTGATTGAGTTCGAAATGACCGAGATTGAGCTTAccatcaaggctgagatGGAAGCCGAGCAGAATCCATGGACCGACCTATGGGCCGCTCCAGGCAACCGCCATCGTCTGTTGATCACACCGAGCCTGGGAACCTTTGCTCAATGGACTGGAAACGGAGTCGTCAGCTACTACCTGTCTATCATTCTCAACTCGGTGGGCATCACCTCTGTTACGCATCAGACTCTCATCTCGGCTTGCCTCGGGCTGTGGAATCTCTTCTGGTCCCTCCTTGCTGCACTCAACGTTGATCGGCTTGGCGGACGAATGCTATTTATGAGTTCA GCACTTACCATGCTGGTGTCTTATACCATCATCACTGGTCTATCTGGAAGCTTTGAGTCCACTCGAGACTCTGCTACTGGCCTGGCAGTCATACCTTTCCTCTTCAT TTACTTTTTCGGCTACGACATTGCTCTCACACCTCTCGTCGTCAGCTATCCCATCGAGATCTGGCCTTACAACACGCGAGCCGAGGGCTTGGCCCTCACTCAGATGGTCTCCCTGGGTTTCACCTTTTTCAACACCTTTGTCAACCCGATCGCCCTGGACGCTATCTAA
- a CDS encoding MFS domain-containing protein, protein MLVRLAEPISERSLTAYLFYQLQWFDKSLDASSIAKQAGHLTAAFAASQCVTSMWWGRAADSPVLGRKGVLVIGLLGSAVSALGMGFSTTYRSAMLFRMLSGALNGNVAVLRTMVSEVVVDNRYRSRAFLLLPMCFNVGNIVGPLMSGVLANPIDSLPSLFGPGSFFGGHDGVQWMSRFPYALPNVVCALLLITSAFGVIFALGETHPLLRHDKPGQRRRLGEGLLGGILKRRNAKPSYQSIAPDDDPEQIREATDERLLDAVATFPSSSSRRDFQLGLDCSSANS, encoded by the exons ATGCTTGTCCGCCTCGCAGAGCCAATCAGCGAACGGTCTCTCACAGCATATCTCTTCTACCAGCTACAATGGTTCGACAAGTCCCTAGATGCGTCGTCGATCGCGAAGCAGGCCGGGCATCTGACTGCAGCCTTTGCCGCTTCTCAATGCGTAACATCGATGTGGTGGGGACGGGCAGCCGATAGCCCGGTGCTCGGTAGGAAGGGCGTTCTCGTCATTGGTCTCCTAGGATCAGCGGTTTCAGCACTTGGCATGGGGTTCTCAACTACATATCGGTCTGCCATGTTGTTCAGGATGCTATCCGGTGCACTGAATGGCAACGTTGCCGTTCTCAGGACAATGGTGTCAGAGGTTGTTGTCGACAACAG ATATCGCTCTCGTGCATTCCTTCTTCTACCAATGTGTTTTAATGTTGGCAACATTGTAGGACCACTGATGAGCGGCGTCTTAGCCAACCCTATCGACTCGCTACCAAGCTTATTCGGGCCAGGCTCCTTTTTCGGCGGCCATGACGGCGTTCAGTGGATGAGCAGATTCCCCTATGCACTCCCCAACGTTGTTTGCGCTCTTCTCTTGATCACATCAGCATTTGGTGTTATCTTTGCTTTGGGCGAGACTCATCCTCTGCTTCGGCACGACAAGCCAGGCCAGCGACGACGGCTTGGAGAGGGTCTCCTTGGGGGCATTCTCAAGAGACGCAACGCCAAGCCCTCCTACCAATCTATTGCTCCAGATGATGACCCTGAACAGATCCGCGAGGCAACGGAT GAACGTTTGCTTGACGCTGTTGCAACATTTCCTTCAAGCTCTTCACGTCGCGACTTTCAACTCGGCCTTGATTGTTCTTCTGCCAACTCCTAG